Proteins from a genomic interval of Heterodontus francisci isolate sHetFra1 chromosome 31, sHetFra1.hap1, whole genome shotgun sequence:
- the mtfr1l gene encoding mitochondrial fission regulator 1-like isoform X1, with amino-acid sequence MEMDTMIPIWQNKPYGSSRSVVRMIGSNLPLKPCPRVCFQLVPGLTAAESLNSMHGDRPAVPTLADIAWIAADEGEAFTRMRADARPYRDDWHPTPLLIMHRNSSVPNFRREGRKHESLKKPGLAALNHTVALQDELSRLREQIAKIVAVPETKMDIASAPLTPELCSPDTSSIACSLPDFESAYPPLASFTINDDIPETDEHEPLSLASFSFAPSANFDFGFESKDQELTINDDDDETSCLSKSTSFADMMDILKDMKRVKLNSLQGSRRGSQLLRENDPSVLISEALKRKFTVQDSSIFKKED; translated from the exons atggagatggaTACT ATGATTCCAATATGGCAAAACAAACCTTATGGATCTTCTCGTAGCGTTGTTCGAATGATTGGGTCAAACCTCCCTTTGAAACCGTGTCCTAGAGTTTGTTTTCAG CTTGTTCCAGGGCTCACTGCAGCTGAGTCTTTAAATTCTATGCATGGAGATAGACCAGCTGTACCAACTTTGGCAGATATTGCATGGATAGCTGCAGATGAAGGAGAAGCTTTCACCAGGATGAG AGCTGATGCCAGACCCTATAGGGACGATTGGCACCCTACCCCACTACTTATAATGCATAGAAATTCATCAGTACCCAACTTCAGAAGGGAAGGGAGGAAACATGAAAGCCTGAAGAAGCCAGGTTTAGCTGCTCTGAACCACACAGTTGCACTTCAAGATGAACTTAGCCGTTTGCGAGAACAGATTGCGAAAATAGTTGCTGTGCCAGAGACCAAAATGGATATTG CATCTGCTCCTCTTACGCCAGAACTTTGTTCTCCTGATACATCGAGCATTGCCTGCTCTTTACCAGATTTTGAATCAGCATATCCTCCTTTAGCATCATTTACCATAAATGACGATATTCCCGAGACAGATGAACATGAACCTTTAAGTCTCGCATCTTTTTCCTTTGCTCCTTCAGCAAACTTTGACTTTGGTTTTGAAAGTAAAGATCAAGAGTTAACTATCAATGACGATGATGACGAGACCTCCTGTCTTTCAAAGTCCACAAGCTTTGCGGACATGATGGATATTCTGAAAGACATGAAACGGGTCAAATTGAACTCATTACAAGG GTCCAGGAGAGGTTCTCAGCTTTTGAGAGAGAATGACCCTTCAGTGCTTATATCGGAAGCATTGAAGCGCAAGTTTACTGTTCAGGACAGCAGTATTTTCAAGAAGGAAGactga
- the mtfr1l gene encoding mitochondrial fission regulator 1-like isoform X2, protein MIPIWQNKPYGSSRSVVRMIGSNLPLKPCPRVCFQLVPGLTAAESLNSMHGDRPAVPTLADIAWIAADEGEAFTRMRADARPYRDDWHPTPLLIMHRNSSVPNFRREGRKHESLKKPGLAALNHTVALQDELSRLREQIAKIVAVPETKMDIASAPLTPELCSPDTSSIACSLPDFESAYPPLASFTINDDIPETDEHEPLSLASFSFAPSANFDFGFESKDQELTINDDDDETSCLSKSTSFADMMDILKDMKRVKLNSLQGSRRGSQLLRENDPSVLISEALKRKFTVQDSSIFKKED, encoded by the exons ATGATTCCAATATGGCAAAACAAACCTTATGGATCTTCTCGTAGCGTTGTTCGAATGATTGGGTCAAACCTCCCTTTGAAACCGTGTCCTAGAGTTTGTTTTCAG CTTGTTCCAGGGCTCACTGCAGCTGAGTCTTTAAATTCTATGCATGGAGATAGACCAGCTGTACCAACTTTGGCAGATATTGCATGGATAGCTGCAGATGAAGGAGAAGCTTTCACCAGGATGAG AGCTGATGCCAGACCCTATAGGGACGATTGGCACCCTACCCCACTACTTATAATGCATAGAAATTCATCAGTACCCAACTTCAGAAGGGAAGGGAGGAAACATGAAAGCCTGAAGAAGCCAGGTTTAGCTGCTCTGAACCACACAGTTGCACTTCAAGATGAACTTAGCCGTTTGCGAGAACAGATTGCGAAAATAGTTGCTGTGCCAGAGACCAAAATGGATATTG CATCTGCTCCTCTTACGCCAGAACTTTGTTCTCCTGATACATCGAGCATTGCCTGCTCTTTACCAGATTTTGAATCAGCATATCCTCCTTTAGCATCATTTACCATAAATGACGATATTCCCGAGACAGATGAACATGAACCTTTAAGTCTCGCATCTTTTTCCTTTGCTCCTTCAGCAAACTTTGACTTTGGTTTTGAAAGTAAAGATCAAGAGTTAACTATCAATGACGATGATGACGAGACCTCCTGTCTTTCAAAGTCCACAAGCTTTGCGGACATGATGGATATTCTGAAAGACATGAAACGGGTCAAATTGAACTCATTACAAGG GTCCAGGAGAGGTTCTCAGCTTTTGAGAGAGAATGACCCTTCAGTGCTTATATCGGAAGCATTGAAGCGCAAGTTTACTGTTCAGGACAGCAGTATTTTCAAGAAGGAAGactga